One Streptomyces sp. B21-105 genomic region harbors:
- a CDS encoding SDR family oxidoreductase: protein MTGVESPAYVPGHGLLRGRTAVVTAAAGAGIGGAVARRFLEEGARVLISDAHTRRLKAHESALAEEFGPASVAAQPCDVTDEDQVRALFDAAVTAHGRLDVVVNNAGLGGTASLADMTDDQWTRVLDVTLNGTFRCTRAALRRMRDSGGGVIVNNASVVGWRAQAGQAHYAAAKAGVMALTRCAAIEAAAYGVRVNAVSPSLAMHPHLVKVTSAELLEELTGREAFGRYAEPWEVANVIVFLASGYSSYMTGEVVSVSGQHP, encoded by the coding sequence ATGACAGGCGTCGAGAGTCCGGCATACGTGCCCGGCCACGGGCTGCTCAGGGGGCGCACCGCCGTCGTCACGGCCGCGGCCGGGGCCGGCATCGGCGGAGCCGTCGCACGGCGCTTCCTGGAGGAAGGGGCGCGCGTGCTGATCAGCGACGCCCACACCCGGCGGCTCAAGGCCCACGAGAGCGCGCTGGCCGAGGAGTTCGGGCCGGCGTCGGTGGCGGCCCAGCCCTGCGACGTCACCGACGAGGACCAGGTGCGGGCCCTGTTCGACGCCGCCGTCACCGCCCACGGCAGGCTCGACGTCGTCGTCAACAACGCCGGCCTCGGCGGCACCGCATCCCTCGCGGACATGACCGACGACCAGTGGACCCGCGTCCTCGACGTCACCCTGAACGGCACCTTCCGCTGCACCCGGGCCGCCCTGCGGCGGATGCGCGACAGCGGCGGCGGTGTCATCGTCAACAACGCCTCCGTCGTCGGCTGGCGCGCCCAGGCCGGGCAGGCGCACTACGCCGCCGCGAAAGCGGGCGTGATGGCGCTGACCCGCTGCGCGGCGATCGAGGCCGCCGCCTACGGCGTCCGCGTCAACGCCGTCTCGCCCAGCCTCGCCATGCACCCCCACCTGGTGAAGGTCACCTCCGCCGAACTCCTGGAGGAGCTCACCGGCCGCGAGGCCTTCGGGCGGTACGCCGAGCCCTGGGAGGTCGCCAACGTGATCGTGTTCCTGGCGTCCGGCTACTCCTCGTACATGACCGGCGAAGTGGTCTCCGTCAGTGGCCAGCATCC